A section of the Clostridium felsineum DSM 794 genome encodes:
- a CDS encoding murein hydrolase activator EnvC family protein, translated as MGNYNSQYENYYRNLQSRGSRTNSYYGGGIKKGNFGGWIIKKLEFQLVGTLVMFILILGLRQVVTPETKSICDYIKYTLSYNYNYEETLSYIEGINLNEVEAYANNINVDSIKNQSVGYIENLRSKITGEKTFSTKIKQEYTVPLKGKVVSGFKDKDKGISGNEGINNGVDIEVLKDSDVKTVYDGTVEKVGEDKNFGKYILVDNGDGIESKYSNMDSFEVEKGDGVTKGEVLGKVKKNDEKTKSYLHFEIMYMGENQNPEDYFTFN; from the coding sequence ATGGGAAATTACAATTCTCAGTACGAAAATTATTATAGGAATTTACAAAGTAGGGGAAGTAGAACTAATAGTTATTATGGAGGAGGGATAAAGAAAGGCAATTTCGGGGGATGGATAATAAAAAAATTGGAATTTCAACTGGTAGGAACTTTAGTAATGTTCATACTAATATTAGGATTGAGGCAAGTTGTAACACCAGAAACTAAATCTATTTGTGATTATATTAAATACACTCTTTCTTACAATTATAATTATGAAGAAACCCTTTCTTATATTGAGGGCATTAACTTAAATGAGGTGGAAGCTTATGCTAATAACATAAATGTTGATTCTATCAAAAACCAGTCGGTTGGGTATATTGAAAATTTAAGGTCAAAAATAACAGGTGAAAAGACCTTTTCTACAAAAATAAAGCAGGAATATACCGTGCCACTTAAAGGAAAAGTTGTTTCTGGTTTTAAAGATAAGGATAAAGGTATTTCAGGAAATGAAGGAATAAACAATGGTGTAGATATCGAAGTTTTAAAAGATTCAGATGTGAAAACCGTATATGATGGAACAGTTGAAAAAGTAGGAGAGGATAAAAACTTTGGAAAGTATATTTTGGTAGATAATGGTGATGGTATTGAAAGTAAATACTCCAATATGGATTCTTTTGAGGTTGAAAAAGGTGATGGAGTTACTAAAGGAGAAGTTTTAGGTAAGGTAAAAAAGAATGATGAAAAAACTAAATCATATTTACATTTTGAAATAATGTATATGGGAGAAAATCAGAATCCAGAAGATTATTTTACATTTAATTAG